The Lysobacter sp. genome includes a window with the following:
- a CDS encoding DUF480 domain-containing protein, translating into MDTPSERTDDTATPRLTPTEARILGSLVEKAATTPDVYPLTLNNVVLACNQKTAREPTMNLMPGDVGHALRQMEVRGLVKSEYGARSERYLHRMDKVLDLTPAQTCLLSLLMLRGPQTLHELLTRSERQHRFADIDDVRHTLERLAERDMPMVRRLPRGGGQREDRYAQLLCGEPVMPERSAENSSSRTHDSDAMDALLARIDALEARVAVLEANAGGTAD; encoded by the coding sequence ATGGACACGCCCTCAGAACGCACCGACGACACCGCCACCCCACGCCTGACGCCGACCGAGGCGCGCATCCTCGGCAGTCTGGTCGAGAAAGCCGCGACCACGCCCGACGTCTACCCGCTCACGCTCAACAACGTCGTCCTCGCCTGCAACCAGAAGACCGCGCGCGAGCCGACCATGAATCTGATGCCGGGCGATGTCGGCCACGCGCTGCGCCAGATGGAAGTGCGCGGCCTGGTCAAATCCGAATACGGCGCCCGCAGCGAACGCTACCTGCATCGCATGGACAAGGTGCTCGACCTCACGCCCGCGCAAACCTGCCTGCTCTCGCTGCTGATGCTGCGCGGCCCACAGACCCTGCACGAACTGCTCACGCGCAGCGAACGCCAGCACCGCTTCGCCGATATCGACGATGTGCGCCACACCCTGGAACGTCTGGCCGAGCGCGACATGCCGATGGTGCGCCGGCTGCCGCGCGGCGGCGGCCAGCGCGAAGACCGCTATGCGCAACTGCTGTGCGGCGAACCGGTGATGCCCGAGCGCAGCGCCGAGAATTCATCGTCGCGCACGCACGACAGCGATGCGATGGATGCGCTGCTGGCGCGCATCGATGCGCTGGAGGCGCGGGTGGCGGTGCTGGAAGCGAATGCCGGCGGAACCGCGGACTGA
- a CDS encoding Kef family K(+) transporter has protein sequence MPHHTSLIAILCIGFVLAFVFGLLAQRLRLSPIVGYLIAGVLVGPHTPGFVGDQTLAPQLAEIGVILLMFGVGLHFSLRDLIAVRNLAMPGAIVQMSVATAMGWFLGWRLGWPHPQSILFGLSLSVASTVVLLRALESGRMLDSERGRIAVGWLIVEDLAMVLALVLVPALAGNDDGEGLGKVLLATSLKVGGFIALMLIVGRRVLPRVLERVADTGSRELFTLCVLACAMGVAFGAAELFGVSFALGAFFAGMLLNESPFGHKAAEDSLPLRDAFAVLFFVSVGMLFDPGILIEHPLEVLETLAIIMIGKSLAAWTMVRMLGKSNEIALTIAASLAQIGEFSFILIGLGVSLELMSPETRDLVLAGAILSIMLNPLLFALLARRRARAEAKIAADAPAAPPMRHVLLIGYGRVGIKLAELLTRADVPFVVIDTDTDRVETARTAGYRAIRGNAADDDVLAEAMPERAALAVLTIPDPLEAGKVAKRLKQCDTPIPVLARAHSDAAVKHLLERGADAAILAEHALAHSLVEMVMSAPPYRRPQPTIGGR, from the coding sequence ATGCCGCACCACACCTCCCTCATCGCCATCCTATGCATCGGATTCGTACTGGCTTTCGTGTTCGGATTGCTGGCACAACGCCTGCGCCTCTCCCCGATCGTCGGCTACCTGATCGCCGGCGTGCTGGTCGGCCCGCACACGCCCGGCTTCGTCGGCGACCAGACGCTCGCGCCGCAACTGGCCGAGATCGGCGTGATCCTGCTGATGTTCGGCGTGGGCCTGCACTTCTCGCTGCGCGACCTGATCGCCGTGCGCAATCTCGCCATGCCCGGCGCGATCGTGCAGATGAGCGTCGCCACCGCGATGGGCTGGTTCCTCGGCTGGCGGCTCGGCTGGCCGCATCCGCAGAGCATCCTCTTTGGACTTTCGCTGTCGGTCGCCAGCACCGTCGTGCTGCTGCGCGCGCTGGAGAGCGGGCGCATGCTCGACAGCGAACGCGGCCGCATCGCGGTGGGCTGGCTGATCGTCGAAGATCTGGCGATGGTGCTCGCACTGGTACTGGTGCCGGCCCTGGCCGGCAACGATGACGGCGAAGGACTCGGCAAAGTCCTGCTGGCGACTTCGCTCAAGGTCGGTGGATTCATCGCCCTGATGTTGATCGTCGGTCGCCGCGTATTGCCCCGGGTGCTGGAGCGCGTGGCCGACACCGGCTCGCGCGAACTGTTCACGCTGTGCGTGCTGGCCTGCGCGATGGGCGTGGCATTCGGCGCAGCGGAACTGTTCGGGGTCTCGTTCGCACTGGGCGCGTTCTTCGCCGGCATGCTGCTCAACGAATCGCCGTTCGGGCACAAGGCGGCCGAGGACTCGCTGCCGCTGCGCGATGCGTTCGCAGTGCTGTTCTTCGTGTCGGTCGGCATGCTGTTCGACCCCGGTATCCTGATCGAACACCCGCTCGAAGTGCTGGAAACCCTGGCGATCATCATGATCGGCAAATCCCTGGCGGCGTGGACCATGGTGCGGATGCTGGGCAAATCCAACGAGATCGCGCTGACCATCGCCGCCAGCCTCGCACAGATCGGCGAATTCTCGTTCATCCTGATCGGCCTCGGTGTCTCTCTGGAGTTGATGTCGCCCGAGACACGCGACCTCGTGCTGGCGGGCGCGATCCTCTCGATCATGCTCAACCCATTGCTGTTCGCGCTGCTGGCGCGCCGCCGCGCGCGCGCCGAAGCGAAGATCGCGGCCGATGCGCCGGCAGCGCCACCGATGCGTCATGTCCTGCTGATCGGCTATGGACGCGTCGGCATCAAGCTCGCCGAGCTGCTGACCCGCGCAGACGTACCCTTCGTGGTCATCGATACGGACACCGATCGCGTCGAGACCGCGCGCACCGCCGGATACCGGGCGATCCGCGGCAATGCCGCCGACGACGATGTGCTCGCCGAAGCGATGCCGGAACGCGCGGCGCTGGCGGTGCTGACCATTCCCGACCCGCTGGAAGCCGGCAAGGTCGCGAAACGACTCAAACAATGCGATACACCGATTCCGGTGCTGGCGCGCGCGCACAGCGACGCGGCGGTGAAGCATCTGCTGGAACGCGGCGCGGACGCCGCGATCCTCGCCGAGCATGCGCTGGCGCATTCGCTCGTCGAAATGGTGATGTCGGCGCCGCCTTACCGGCGCCCGCAGCCAACCATCGGCGGTCGTTGA